The sequence below is a genomic window from Uranotaenia lowii strain MFRU-FL chromosome 2, ASM2978415v1, whole genome shotgun sequence.
TCTGGAATGTCAAAcatttaagtttttaagctgttttacaattttgagaCTCCGGatgaagttttttaaataagtttattcTACATTTTAGTGGTGGTAGTAGTCTCGTGGTCGTGGTCTCCAATGTCTTacctaacaaaaaaataacattattgCATTAGAATTGAATGTTTTGACTATTTTCTCTCCTGCTCGATAAAACAGGGCCAACAATTTCCATTTTCCTTAATGACAAGAGGCTGAAGTTAGGGCGCTATATCCAAATACGCATCTTGTTTTTTCTCTACTTTTTTGATAATCATaggttaacttttgaaaaaagggtAACAATCCATCTaaaatttttgggaattttcacgatatttagaaataatttttaatcaaattgaatCATAGATATTTTCTAAATCATAAATCAAATCGATTCGCATTCTTCAACAAATTGTTAATGGAAATACAGTCTACGATAAAAAGCCTCATAAATGCTCACCAGTGATGTCAGTTAAAGTTACACTTTTACTTGTGGATTTTTGTTTGCAAGCATAATTTCTCTGGAACTAGAATAGTTAGGGAAAATCTTTTATGAAATGGAGGGTaataaacagattcaaaatcagtttttgttattataggattgttattttgtttttaagatatGTAAGTGTCAGTTCATTAGTTATCAACGATTGATTTCactaaaaatttagttatttttacatTGCAGTACGCAATATTCCTAAAACTAGAAGTTTTATAACAAAGTTTCCATAGCTTCAAATCATATTATGTAAACTTTTGAATTCCTTTAAATTTGACACCTTCTTCAAAACTGGTTTTAAGTCTAAATAGTTTGATTCTCCAGATGCCTATAAAAATTTGTCTTCCTGAGAACCtcacttaaaaatatattttggggGAAGTATAATACAAATAACTGTATCTTTTTCACTGATTTGATATccacaattttttgcattacaatttttttttaattttttaattttttaacatcttAAACTTTTATAAGCTATTAGATTATCCGCAGAACTGTAAATTTTAGACTATGAAACTCGCTGACCATATTTTGTTCAACTGTTGagattagaatttaaaattgagatCGTGATTTCCTAATTCTGCAATAAGAACGTCAAATGatgcaaaagaaatttttgattaatgGTTTAAAATACTCCTTCagcaatatatttaaaaaattaatttgtttttttaatgtattgGCTTTGATAAACTACAGTTATAACACATTTGGTGTAAAAAAAGGTCAGTTTATAAGTATAGcatattaaaaaatgatttaatttcacatttgattgttttttgtttctttccaCGGCCATTATGACGACTGATTGGTTGAAAAGTCCTGTTCTATgcaccatttttaattttttttttgtgagcatGATTTAAATACATCcttcaaaaatctattttacatTCATTATAGTTTTGTTAACCCCAGCTTTTTCGTACACATAACTTTTTGGTGAAGGAGGGTTTCTTAttcaattgtaaaaaatgtgaataaagcCATAACATAGAATCGAGTTTCTTTAAATGTTCAATGATGTGAGTGTGATAAAGcagcaaaatcaatgaaataagttgaaaattttgatattttttgacgaAATTAGATAATCAAGCTTTGAACAAACCTTGAATTtatgaccgggaaaaccgggaaaaaacctggaatttcaaaatgaaaatgttgtggccaccctgtaCATTCgagttaccgtcaactggggcaacatgcaacaattttcaacttcaatggcttctaaaaactcatGTTCACGTTAATCCCTACCTTATgcctcaaaagttttaaggatgatgggaccTCAatttggcgtagttagaaaaattattggtttctttagttatttttaatttttcaaaaacatgcgtgcgattttcaccctccttagaaaacggggtaacttgcaacaaacttggattttaatgaaaaatcttatgaacacgaatgaaaatttatagctttTAATATATTAACGATGCCTTAAAGACTATTAcacatgaaaacaccaattgcagtaatttttaggtctgtaaaatcacatttttttctgaaaataaagatACTGCATACATtgaggggttaaataataccaCAAAATATTCTACGacctgaaatcataaaaataaatgtatggatgaatgaaatttcaatgtttacaaacgcgtgatgcaaaacattcatattccagcacatggaaacaaaatttacaaggtgtttctttgatttgcattttgttgcatttcaccccagacacctaactgaattataaaaatatttagtgattgttcgaaaaatatttttacaccaacagtgttggtatagcatgaggaaaccaATAGGTAATactatcaagccaatccgtcatactgggtaaagttttttacggcatcaaaaaatgttaaaatttgtacctacatttattgctcgatttttcaaaatttatataaaaataaaaaacttaaaaaaaactagcctaagatgcgagaaattatgtcatcattattttgtaatcattaaaagataactttattacaaaacactaaattaaaagttgattcagtgtggtgttatataaatgttgcatctaaccccgctgttgcatgatgccccgtttgacggtacattTTATTaactcttcgaaaaaaaattcacctttGGATTAAATGTTTCATCGCTTGAATATGGAGTCAAACATTCTTCGCGCGCGACGAAAAATAatgagcaaaaataaaaacgaattcgagtttgacagatcgattgcaggtttttcagcaatgaaggaaaaatcagcaaggcggagaatgtttgctggttccagcaaaaaattggatttctggacttttccagcaatttttttgctggaaatcgaggcaaaaattgaCTGTGTATGCACAgtctaataaaaatttcatatttccgTTCTACTGAGATCctctttaatttcatttttggattcattgtccgattttatattaaaaatatagaccaattaaaaaatttcacgatttttttcaatttttctaaacGAGTGGTATTAGAATCACCAACATGTGCGTAAAACCGTAAAACTTAATAACTTTTGATTAATGTTACacagtaaacaaaaattaccgagttcggtaatttttttaaccgTAATCCTAACATGtataaatcgttaaactgttcgatAATTTTACACTATTGCAAACTTCGCAGGAAATCGATAGCTATTGACAGCATATGCCATTAGGCACGGGTCATTTCGACTCAAAACAAAGGAGATTTTATGCTGTAGGTAGCCGTGTTCGGATCTTGTCTGCAAAGTATCAAACAACGTCACACCGagtgcagttgatttttttttgcaaacagcAGCACGTGCCGGTCATTGCCGAAGAAATCGGATAGCCTTAACCGGCGTTAGTATGAACCTGCTCGATCAGTTAATTATTCCTAGCATTTATTGCCACGTGCCGCGAAAAAGAGCTCATAATTAGATGTTGGATTTTATTAATGAAGAAACAGACGAAAAATGCATGAATTGAATGATAGGATGTGTTTGTCATTCAAAGAGAACTTTTCATTGAAAGCTTTAATCTACCGAAAAGTTCTGTGAGTCTACATTAGTACGGAAATTTGTCATGATCgacattatttttcaatgatcTTTGTATAAAATCTAAGTTTAAAAGTAAGTATGTATATTCAAATAGTAACTTAAAACTACGGAGAACCATTAAAACTATGtacgaaaaaaacatgttttttttttaaatgtgagtCACTTaacttaatacaaaaaaaaacactttatttttcTGCTTATTCAATGTTAAAATTACGTCCTGCTTCTTTGTGATAACGGCTCCCGTTGACCCTGTTGTAAGCATCGTCCAAATTTTCTCCTAAAATCAGCATTTAACGGGGTGTGACAAGTGGGACCTCCGTTGATGTGCAGCATCGCATAATCCACACAATCTACAAGCCCATCGTTGTTACAATCCTTGCCGTACTTTTCCATATACTGTGTGATGATCGCAGTTGCACATTCGTACTCATTGGCACAATCCTCATAAGCACCCCAACGATCCGCATCATCCCGCTCCTTGACAACTTTCCCGGAATCGATCCAATATGCCCGGGAAATGGAAAATGGTCCACAGTACTATTGAAAGTTTATCAGTTTACTGACATTTCTACTCTTAATTTTTCGGAATTAAACTTACTCCCCGGTTACATTTCAGCTGGGGGCTGCATCCCGTCGATGGTTCGCAAATGCACCGGAAACAGGTCGCATCGAGATTGGATAGAAAAATTCCGTCACTTTCAATAGAGAAAATAGCTAGcagaataaataaagttaaggCAGTCATCACAGCTCGTTCGAACATCGCCATACAACTGATGAAAGTATGATAGGAATCTTTGTGTGATTGACATTTAGTTATTCAAAACTGATAATGCTTTAACGAGGGTAATGGTTTCGAATTTGGTTGTGTGACTGTAAATATCATCTTGTAAGAACAGATAGAGCTATAGTTTTAGTATAGTGCCGCTACCCTGGAATAGTAATTTTGAAGGATAAGTTAATTTTAATCGTAgttaaaatttagttaaaaatagTGCAATGACAGATATATGGTGCATATAATGTACACATAACGCGCGATGTAGCataaaaaagatgtaaaatctTACGCTCttgtaaacaaaaatgaattgaaacgAAATAAGCAAATGTTCTAAAAGCCCATTTCATGCGATTGGTCAGAGAAGCATTGTGAAATAACTTAGTGCTTAAAATCAATagttctgttgaaaaaaaaactttcagaaTATTGTACTAGCACTTTGGATCATAAAATTGATGCGAAACTACAGACTCTAGCAGTTAAACAAGAAAAGGTTAACTCTCATTGAGACGGAAAAGCGTCTCCAGGCATCCGGGTGTCTCGCGAAAGTGGGGGTAAAAAATTATGCGGATCATAGATTATAGGTATGATTGCTAATTATAAAATCGACATTTTGTGCGAGAACCTTGAAGAATCCATGCTAAATACGGGACAGTAGGACACATACAGCGGTGTGCGGAAAAAATGCAGCACTACTTTGCTGCCCTTCCGatcaagattgtcccatgtaaAAAAACAAGCGAACGAGAAAAACAcgattgaaatttcagctatatttctaatttttctctcaaactaaaaattcaccgacagttttttcgttgTAAACGGTGCAAGTTAAtcatgttacaatattttctgccaaaaaataaatacattttttacaacaaaCAGAAAATAAGAGCCAAAAATTCTTCGTGGGACACTTTTACGTAGAATCAGAACACAAACCGATGCTAGTTCttcgaaaaactgtcacacggctaaactttttttataattttaaaagctcgtataatttctatttttcccaaaaaatcaaGTTGTACCGTAATTTCAGAAATGCGTTTCtccttgtttataaaaatctagGTATAGTTGAGTATCGATCCTGTAaatagtgcctaccgaaaagtgttggtggaaatttctcaaatgccgttttcgttttctgtGCTGGCGCGGGGTAACACTTTTTCTGAATGATCaaacaaaatcgtcacccgggacgatgcaaatatgtggttgctatactcacccttatgcttacccccaacactgaaaacttctacgggttgcaacTGCCTGCTTGAGGTCCAAACCTCGGGCAAAACTGGTTGACTTCTGAGTTAATGAACGAACACaatgacagcagttagggcaaaactcgtggatatCTAGGTTACCACtaccaataaacgaaaacactataagtaaatcaatcaaagctcctcgctcctcccCAACCCaatattttagtgttcttttcggTGAATAACATTATATTCAACAGTTTAATCTCATCTTAAGAGacctttttgataaaaatggcatttttcatagaattctctgtagtgtgacattcttgcgtagaaataTCAACATAGACTATAGAgacaacaaaacttttttttctacaaacggTAAACACCtcgtttttaaattgaagttctgtattggatAATTGCTTTGAGATGTTGAACAAGGTTgacaaaatcacagaaaaatgttcaatttcacatatttttaagcaactttcttcaaaactacattcttaattttagaatttttatccagatttttataatttttaatttcatttagatATCATTCGGATAGGACTTCTAAAGCTGTATTATGACTTCGGTAGTGTGAATGTGAATCATGAATGAAATAGCTCAGTACAGGAATGATAACTGTCCGAatgtcatttgacattttttcgaaGCCTAGAGCGACATTCATCAGTACTAAAACGACTGTCGCAGTCATgtcctttttggattttgtgaatGTCATCGCTAAGAAATTTCCTCGAGAATATGTCAAATAACATACGGGATCATTGTCACAACTTGCATCGAAATTGTGATAGtcatggaaaaaaatgttaagctaAACAGATTAAAGTTGGTAATTGCTTCGATGACATTCATATTGGCAAATGTTATGGCGGGCGACATTTTGAATGTCACAGAATCATAATCGTAACATTCATAGGAATCTTCatgaaatgttattaaaatgaatGTCGCGACAGCTAAAAACGGTTCCTTGCTGGTTTAATTCAGGAGGGTTTTAGATGTGGACTGGACTATCTGGCCTGTTCcggaatccggaaaatcaaaatgatcagattttaactagCGACACATGAATAACAAGCTCCTGACCTGTGCATGATGAGAATTGATAGGAGAAGTGGTTCGGGGctatctggtcctggccacggccaatccgACTGTAGATCAGATTTTTacttgcgacacatgaatagaaagctcttgacctGTACCTATATGATGAGAATTGATAGGAGAAGTGGTTCGGGGTCAtttggtcctggccacggccgaTCTGGCCGGTTCTGGAATACGAATTGGGTTAGAGGTTTGCATATTTTCACGCTTTTTCACAGAGATGGGATAAGGGTTTGAGTCATACCCACGCTTACTTTtctttttccgaaattttacgaaatgtaggggagataagggcataatggccaccttaaggaaaacgctaatttaaccatagaaaacagctataatatgtgaattgcATCATCGTTTCGTGTTCGAACACTAATATAGTCTTTTTCATAATTGGCTGAAACCTGAAAcactagataaaaacgtttaaaaatgcattttaaaaaatttgccaaaagctgaaaaccagtcactgtaggggcataatgagaactcccCCTGGGACAATATAAGCACCATTATCGATGAGCgttttttttcggggattctagcagcgaattcaactcgatgaagtcaggtgagtcgtagatttatcaaacaaagcaataataaaataatctaggtttgtttgtagaatacaaacaattcacacacgctcatacattatgtttctggtgctttgttcggaggatgatgctactagccgtataatgtaacaataaaaaaacgatcatgaatggtaaatggaaaaaaatcacctcgaataGAAATCGAACTCTAGCCTTTTGATTACCTCTTCGACGCTTTATCAATAGGCCACATCGTCTGATGTAAGCTAGTCAAgatgtagctctataattcagttgactacatcgaattgaattcgctgcttgtttatacggcagaaaacgctcatcgtgccccgattgaaagtgctctgttcaccATGagccaacaaatttaagtaaaaacgtgttttaaaattgattaaagtgaaaaatcaaaaaaattttgatagtgaacatttagaaacaatgtgtacatcatgttgcagtgcgtacattatagattaagatgatttaaagatcataagagcttattttgtggtgctcaaaaattaaaatattttcgtcacttgagaacccagctggttttttttaaatatgtctgtAAAAATGATAAGGAGATCCCTTgtgttgtgaaaaaataatactataggaagtacgaaacaaatcgtCATGAaagtttatttaagaaaatacgtacttttgtagaaaaaaaaggagtgcttattttGCACCGGgtgccaggaccagatggccccgaaccacttttcctatcaattcccatcatgtacagatcgcgagctttctattcatgtgtcgcaagttaaaatctgatcattttaatttttctgattccgaaa
It includes:
- the LOC129748523 gene encoding lysozyme 2-like, with amino-acid sequence MAMFERAVMTALTLFILLAIFSIESDGIFLSNLDATCFRCICEPSTGCSPQLKCNRGYCGPFSISRAYWIDSGKVVKERDDADRWGAYEDCANEYECATAIITQYMEKYGKDCNNDGLVDCVDYAMLHINGGPTCHTPLNADFRRKFGRCLQQGQREPLSQRSRT